A stretch of the Flavobacterium aquiphilum genome encodes the following:
- a CDS encoding ABC transporter permease, with translation MSIISLIIKREFVAKVRNKSFIVMTFLSPLLFVAIAGFVAYLSSMKPDTKLVAIHDESGLFVNEFMALNNKNSDYKYLDYSRVNLQVLKDSITKENYEALLYVPKITANKDLETKIQLVSNDSPSIVFIEKVQRIIADKLTKDNLEHAHLDTLAIKKAQANVVLNLTKASGEESIKGLNEIKIGIGAAFGYLIMMFIIIYGNMVMRSVIEEKTNRIVEIIISSVKPFQLMMGKIIGTSLAGLLQFLIWTFIGLSLMFAASAFFGVNIGATAKVSPEMMHVAQQEFSGTAQMYLKEIWNLPIAGILISFIVYFIGGYFLYSSFYAAIGAAVDNQTDSQQFLLPIIMPLMLSVYIGFFTVINDPHGTIAVVFSMIPLTSPIVMLMRIPFGVPWWQIAISVSLLFSTFLGVVWFAAKIYRVGILMYGKKPSWKELYKWLKY, from the coding sequence ATGAGTATAATTTCATTAATCATAAAAAGAGAGTTTGTTGCCAAGGTTCGCAATAAGTCATTTATTGTCATGACCTTTTTAAGTCCGTTGTTGTTTGTCGCCATTGCCGGGTTTGTCGCGTATTTGAGTTCTATGAAACCGGATACTAAGCTTGTAGCTATTCATGACGAATCGGGTTTGTTTGTCAATGAATTTATGGCTTTAAACAATAAAAACAGTGATTATAAATACCTTGATTATTCAAGGGTTAATCTACAGGTTCTCAAAGACAGTATTACAAAGGAAAATTATGAAGCCCTGCTTTATGTTCCTAAAATAACTGCCAATAAAGATTTGGAAACTAAGATACAATTGGTTTCAAATGATAGTCCAAGTATTGTTTTTATCGAAAAAGTGCAAAGAATTATTGCCGATAAATTGACGAAAGACAATTTGGAACATGCGCATTTGGATACTTTGGCAATAAAAAAAGCCCAAGCCAATGTGGTTTTGAATTTAACAAAGGCTTCTGGCGAAGAGAGTATTAAAGGGCTTAACGAAATAAAAATTGGCATAGGAGCCGCCTTTGGCTACCTTATCATGATGTTCATCATCATTTATGGGAATATGGTAATGCGAAGCGTAATCGAAGAAAAAACCAATCGAATTGTAGAGATTATCATTTCTTCGGTGAAACCTTTCCAATTGATGATGGGGAAAATCATCGGAACATCACTGGCAGGTTTGTTGCAATTTTTGATTTGGACTTTTATCGGTTTGTCATTGATGTTTGCTGCTTCGGCCTTTTTTGGAGTGAATATTGGGGCTACCGCCAAAGTTTCTCCTGAAATGATGCATGTGGCACAACAAGAATTTTCAGGGACAGCCCAAATGTATCTTAAAGAAATATGGAATTTGCCAATCGCCGGTATTCTGATTAGTTTTATTGTTTATTTTATTGGAGGTTACTTTTTATACAGTTCTTTTTATGCTGCAATTGGAGCTGCGGTTGATAATCAAACCGACTCGCAACAATTTCTTTTGCCAATCATAATGCCATTGATGCTTAGTGTTTACATAGGCTTTTTTACGGTTATCAATGATCCTCATGGGACAATTGCTGTGGTTTTCTCGATGATACCTTTGACCTCTCCAATTGTTATGTTAATGCGTATTCCTTTCGGTGTTCCATGGTGGCAAATTGCAATTTCCGTATCTTTGTTATTTTCAACGTTTTTGGGTGTCGTTTGGTTTGCTGCCAAAATTTACCGTGTTGGAATTTTGATGTATGGAAAAAAACCGAGTTGGAAAGAATTATATAAGTGGTTGAAATATTAA
- a CDS encoding ABC transporter ATP-binding protein has product MSTILEVNKVVKQYGDYVALNEVSLTVPKGSIYGLLGPNGAGKTSLIRIINQITMPDSGKIILDGELLQPKHVQYIGYLPEERGLYSSMKVGEQCLYLAQMKGLSKAEAKKQLEYWFDRLDIKGWWNKKIQELSKGMAQKIQFVVCVLHKPKLLIFDEPFSGFDPVNANVIKDEILALKEEGATIIFSTHRMESVEELCDDIALIHKSNKLIEGKLIDVKRKHKTNRFEVGILSDNVEGLMYDVTQKFKVGEANFKSLNDEIKLEIQLGNATPNELLHVLSQRGQVMHFVEKIPSVNDIFIQTVTSQV; this is encoded by the coding sequence ATGAGTACTATTCTTGAAGTAAATAAAGTAGTTAAGCAATATGGTGATTATGTTGCGCTTAACGAAGTGTCATTGACTGTTCCCAAAGGAAGTATCTACGGGCTTTTGGGTCCAAATGGAGCAGGGAAAACTTCACTAATTCGAATTATCAATCAAATTACGATGCCCGATAGCGGCAAAATCATTCTTGATGGCGAACTGCTTCAGCCAAAACACGTACAATATATTGGATATCTTCCCGAAGAACGTGGCTTATACAGCAGTATGAAAGTGGGTGAGCAGTGTTTGTATTTGGCACAAATGAAAGGACTGTCTAAAGCCGAGGCCAAAAAACAATTGGAATATTGGTTTGATCGTCTGGATATCAAAGGCTGGTGGAACAAAAAAATACAGGAGTTGTCTAAAGGAATGGCACAGAAAATACAATTTGTAGTTTGCGTTTTGCACAAACCTAAATTGTTGATTTTTGACGAACCTTTTTCCGGATTTGACCCTGTAAATGCGAATGTCATCAAAGATGAAATTTTGGCATTGAAAGAAGAGGGCGCCACCATTATTTTTTCTACCCACAGAATGGAAAGCGTGGAGGAGTTGTGTGATGACATTGCACTTATTCATAAATCAAACAAATTGATTGAAGGAAAGTTAATCGATGTAAAAAGAAAACACAAGACGAATCGTTTCGAAGTTGGAATCCTATCGGATAATGTGGAAGGTTTGATGTATGATGTAACACAAAAATTTAAGGTGGGTGAAGCCAATTTTAAATCCTTGAATGATGAAATAAAATTAGAAATTCAATTGGGAAATGCTACTCCGAACGAATTGTTACATGTCTTGTCACAACGCGGTCAGGTGATGCATTTTGTCGAAAAAATCCCGAGTGTGAATGATATTTTTATCCAAACAGTGACATCTCAGGTTTAA
- the dnaJ gene encoding molecular chaperone DnaJ: MKKDFYEILGISKGADAAEIKKAYRKSALKYHPDKNPGDKEAEENFKLAAEAYEVLSDPAKKAKYDQYGHQAFDGSGGFGGGHGGMNMDDIFSQFGDIFGGGFGGFGGGGGGPRRAKGSNLRIKVKLNLEEIANGVEKKVKVKRKVQAPGVTYKTCSTCNGQGQVMRVTNTILGRMQSASTCPTCGGSGQILDKKPNNADSQGMIVEDETVSIKIPAGVVDGMQLKVSSKGNDAPGNSVPGDLIVVIEEIEHEFLKREGENLHYDLYISFAEAVLGISKDIDAVNGKVRIKLEEGIQSGKILRLKGKGIPSINGYGSGDLLVHVNVWTPKTLNKEQKQFFEKALTDDNFTPNPEKSEKSFFEKVKDMFS, translated from the coding sequence ATGAAAAAAGATTTTTACGAAATATTAGGCATTTCAAAAGGTGCAGATGCAGCCGAAATTAAAAAGGCATACAGAAAAAGTGCATTGAAATACCATCCTGACAAAAATCCTGGCGACAAAGAGGCAGAAGAAAATTTTAAATTGGCTGCCGAAGCTTATGAAGTGTTGAGTGATCCTGCCAAAAAAGCAAAATATGATCAATACGGACATCAGGCATTTGACGGTTCCGGAGGATTTGGCGGAGGTCATGGCGGAATGAACATGGATGATATTTTCAGTCAATTTGGAGATATCTTCGGTGGTGGATTCGGTGGATTTGGCGGTGGAGGCGGTGGCCCTCGTCGTGCAAAAGGAAGCAATTTGCGTATTAAAGTAAAATTGAATCTGGAAGAAATTGCCAATGGTGTTGAGAAAAAAGTAAAAGTAAAACGTAAAGTTCAGGCTCCGGGCGTAACTTACAAAACTTGTTCGACTTGTAATGGTCAAGGTCAGGTGATGCGAGTTACCAATACTATTTTGGGTAGAATGCAATCGGCTTCGACTTGTCCTACTTGTGGAGGTTCTGGTCAAATTTTGGACAAAAAACCAAACAATGCCGATTCTCAAGGAATGATTGTGGAAGACGAGACCGTTTCTATCAAAATTCCAGCAGGTGTTGTGGATGGTATGCAATTGAAAGTTTCCAGTAAAGGAAATGATGCTCCGGGCAACAGTGTTCCGGGAGATTTGATTGTAGTTATTGAAGAAATAGAACACGAATTCCTAAAACGTGAAGGCGAAAACCTGCACTACGATTTATACATCAGTTTTGCCGAAGCAGTTCTTGGAATTTCAAAAGATATTGATGCCGTAAACGGAAAAGTAAGGATTAAACTGGAAGAAGGTATTCAATCTGGTAAGATCTTAAGATTAAAAGGGAAAGGTATTCCTAGTATCAACGGTTATGGAAGCGGGGATTTATTGGTACATGTAAATGTTTGGACGCCAAAAACGTTGAACAAAGAACAAAAACAGTTTTTTGAAAAAGCATTGACGGATGACAACTTTACACCAAATCCTGAAAAATCAGAAAAATCATTTTTTGAAAAAGTTAAAGACATGTTTTCTTAA
- a CDS encoding nucleotide exchange factor GrpE, with translation MFKNIFKNKSNMTTENTEFDQELDDATLENNANGEQLIIEELSVEEQLTQDLAREKDKFLRLFAEFENYKRRTAKERIELFKTANQEVLLAMLPILDDFDRAIVEISKSEDESLAKGVELIHEKLKGTLVAKGLEQVDVKAGDAFNADFAEAITQIPAPSEKMKGKVVDVLEKGYKLGDKIIRFPKVVIGN, from the coding sequence ATGTTTAAAAATATTTTTAAAAATAAAAGTAATATGACTACAGAAAATACAGAATTCGATCAAGAATTAGATGACGCGACATTAGAGAATAATGCAAATGGAGAGCAACTTATTATTGAAGAATTAAGTGTTGAAGAGCAATTAACTCAAGACTTGGCTAGAGAAAAAGATAAGTTTTTGAGATTATTCGCTGAATTTGAAAATTACAAAAGACGTACTGCAAAGGAAAGAATAGAATTATTCAAAACTGCCAATCAGGAAGTATTGCTTGCCATGTTGCCAATATTGGACGATTTTGACAGAGCTATAGTTGAAATCAGTAAATCAGAAGATGAATCTTTAGCTAAAGGTGTTGAATTGATTCACGAAAAACTAAAAGGAACATTGGTTGCTAAAGGTTTAGAACAAGTTGACGTTAAAGCGGGAGATGCATTCAATGCTGATTTTGCTGAAGCAATTACCCAAATTCCAGCTCCATCAGAGAAGATGAAAGGAAAAGTTGTGGATGTTCTTGAAAAAGGATATAAACTGGGCGATAAAATTATTCGTTTTCCAAAAGTGGTAATTGGTAACTAA